A part of Ooceraea biroi isolate clonal line C1 chromosome 10, Obir_v5.4, whole genome shotgun sequence genomic DNA contains:
- the LOC105282299 gene encoding scm-like with four MBT domains protein 2 isoform X2, whose product MDVHESRDKPVQDKPVQDGDFLSLTDISARSRYGVLYVKKLEYGFVWQDYLDATKCVEVPQIMFPHVELTLQNSIEIGMSLEVPVQKNNDEEESSYWVASIVMACGPLLRLRYFGGDDRSLEFWFNLTKEAGHELGWSVRNNKRLEPPDVIRERSPDCIDKLHEFLMTARTLPSEMLTGDGLSMADRIKQGMKVEISDVLHPHKLWVATIIENVGGRLLLRYDTPGSSCADFWIFCTSERLHSYGFTSNSNSKWFLEPPSLIVDLHTYEEWKDLLESKPKECQLPEELFNNNASHPKHCFKVGMKVEALIPTDQTKICPATVTKVLDDTHFLVTIDVYSERSDNSDNTITSNNTWLCTAEHPYIFPVGWAEKHGVTFTPPQGWTGDFDWKTYLETSHASAAPENLFGERASAIEAGFECDMRLEAVDPAHEDVICAAHVTKIIDGLLWIKLDNHESSRPDHVVSMHSLQIFPVGWCESNHYPLKPPHDYIEICKRLETSAKEEKKNNILDIPISEPRSSLWCPKIYFNYRCFTGPMISKGKLATLPKAVGPGPVILVMREVLSMIVSVGYRSARILKVLQCDSKPDPGYHLEVLKAKHKNNTYRASVAIVTSGDMVADFCRNICKKLMVCPNLFGPLHVPENECPDECYKTSKTKFTSVGTGKRGKPKGYTSIMVQKPKPWGRRRKKRRGRWANKHKEAHDEYDQEDEMPFMSLDLAKHVIADGHVEEAFDGRQPLSEIDIMIQKGLEKSDKSDDLKTEIPSSNISEDSGSSFNDRKVKDRGACSPSALNLKQHSTRFNQGSDIGRGIKRERDWDTSIESDCSEADAEYIRMQKTQRRPKTRKLDSNPLYWSVDDVFRYLRKTSDCKDLAYRVKQEVQHGCEIDGLAFLLLNLPSLTQHMKLRPSLAMKLCRHVEQVKVTFFLRHIHEVEPEQY is encoded by the exons ATGGACGTACATGAGAGTCGAGATAAGCCAGTGCAGGATAAGCCAGTGCAGGATGGAg atTTTTTGTCACTCACAGATATTTCAGCAAGAAGCAGATATGGCGTTTTGTACGTTAAGAAATTgg aATATGGATTTGTTTGGCAAGATTATCTGGATGCGACAAAGTGCGTGGAAGTTCCACAGATTATGTTCCCTCATGTGGAGCTGACGTTACAGAATAGTATTGAAATAGGCATGTCGCTAGAGGTACCAGTGCAAAAAAATAACGACGAGGAGGAATCTTCGTATTGGGTAGCTTCTATCGTCATGGCTTGTGGACCTTTGTTGCGACTGCGTTACTTCGGTGGTGACGACAGATCCCTGGAATTTTGGTTCAACCTTACGAAAGAAGCTGGCCACGAACTTGGCTGGAGTGTCAGAAACAATAAGAGATTGGAACCGCCTGATGTTATACGCGAAAGATCACCAGATTGCATAGACAAGTTACACGAGTTTCTAATGACGGCACGTACGCTTCCATCGGAGATGTTGACAGGA GATGGTCTAAGTATGGCTGACAGGATTAAGCAGGGTATGAAGGTCGAGATAAGCGATGTGTTGCATCCACACAAGCTGTGGGTAGCTACG ATTATCGAAAACGTTGGAGGACGCCTCTTATTGAGGTACGACACACCGGGCTCTTCTTGTGCGGACTTTTGGATATTTTGTACGTCGGAGCGTCTACACTCATACGGATTTACATCCAACTCGAATTCCAAATGGTTCTTGGAACCACCTAGTCTGATCGTTGATCTGCACACTTATGAGGAATGGAAGGATCTGCTGGAATCTAAACCGAAGGAGTGCCAACTACCGGAGGAGTTGTTCAATAACAATGCGAGTCATCCGAAGCATTGTTTCAAAGTTGGGATGAAGGTGGAGGCTTTGATTCCAACGGACCAGACGAAAATCTGTCCCGCTACCGTGACAAAAGTGCTCGACGATACACATTTTCTCGTGACCATCGATGTATATAGCGAACGCTCCGACAATTCGGACAATACGATTACGTCCAACAATACATGGTTGTGTACCGCAGAACATCCGTACATATTTCCGGTTGGATGGGCAGAAAAACATGGTGTCAC GTTTACTCCTCCGCAAGGTTGGACTGGAGACTTCGATTGGAAAACCTACCTGGAAACGTCCCATGCGAGCGCAGCACCTGAAAACTTATTCGGCGAACGTGCGAGCGCGATCGAGGCGGGCTTCGAATGCGACATGCGATTAGAAGCCGTCGATCCGGCGCACGAGGATGTAATATGCGCCGCCCACGTTACCAAAATCATCGACGGTCTGTTATGGATAAAGTTAGACAATCATGAATCTTCTCGGCCGGATCACGTAGTCAGTATGCATTCTTTGCAAATCTTCCCCGTTGGATGGTGCGAGTCTAATCATTATCCGCTGAAGCCTCCGCACGATTACATCGAAATCTGTAAGAGACTGGAAACATCGGCgaaggaggaaaagaagaacaaTATTTTGGATATACCGATATCGGAACCGCGGTCTTCGCTCTGGTGTCCCAAGATATACTTTAATTACCGATGCTTTACAGGCCCGATGATCTCGAAGGGCAAATTAGCGACTCTCCCAAAGGCAGTTGGGCCCGGACCAGTTATACTGGTCATGCGAGAGGTCCTGTCGATGATCGTGTCCGTTGGCTACAGAAGCGCTAGGATCTTGAAGGTTCTACAGTGCGATTCTAAACCAGATCCCGGGTATCACCTCGAGGTTTTGAAGGCGAAGCACAAGAACAACACGTATCGCGCGAGCGTAGCTATCGTCACGTCGGGAGACATGGTAGCAGACTTTTGTAggaatatttgtaaaaagttAATGGTATGCCCTAATTTATTCGGTCCACTGCACGTCCCGGAAAACGAATGTCCAGATGAGTGCTACAAAACatcgaaaacaaaattta CATCGGTTGGAACTGGGAAGAGAGGCAAGCCAAAGGGATACACGAGCATCATGGTGCAGAAGCCGAAACCGTGGGGCAGGAGGCGCAAGAAGAGGCGTGGCAGATGGGCGAACAAGCACAAAGAGGCTCACGATGAGTACGATCAGGAGGATGAAATGCCGTTCATGTCGTTAGACTTGGCGAAACACGTGATTGCGGACGGTCACGTCGAGGAGGCCTTCGACGGGAGGCAGCCGCTGTCGGAGATCGATATCATGATACAAAAAGGTTTAGAAAAGTCCGACAAGTCGGACGATCTGAAAACTGAGATACCCTCCAGCAATATTTCAGAGGACTCGGGCAGCTCGTTCAATGACAGGAAAGTGAAGGACAGGGGGGCGTGCAGCCCGTCGGCGTTGAATCTCAAGCAGCACTCGACGAGATTCAATCAAGGCTCCGATATTGGCAGGGGGATCAAGAGGGAGCGAGACTGGGACACGAGTATCGAATCCGATTGCTCCGAGGCGGATGCCGAGTACATAAGGATGCAGAAGACGCAGCGGCGGCCGAAGACGCGAAAGCTCGACTCGAATCCGCTGTACTGGAGCGTGGACGACGTGTTCCGGTACCTCAGGAAAACGAGCGACTGCAAGGATCTCGCGTACCGGGTCAAGCAAGAGGTGCAACACGGATGt GAAATCGACGGTCTCGCATTTTTGCTGCTAAATCTTCCTTCGCTTACTCAACATATGAAGTTAAGGCCGAGTCTAGCCATGAAGCTGTGTCGACACGTCGAACAAGTGAAAGTCACCTTTTTCCTGCGACATATTCACGAAGTAGAGCCTGAACAGTACTAA
- the LOC105282299 gene encoding scm-like with four MBT domains protein 2 isoform X3 yields MDVHESRDKPVQDKPVQDGDFLSLTDISARSRYGVLYVKKLEYGFVWQDYLDATKCVEVPQIMFPHVELTLQNSIEIGMSLEVPVQKNNDEEESSYWVASIVMACGPLLRLRYFGGDDRSLEFWFNLTKEAGHELGWSVRNNKRLEPPDVIRERSPDCIDKLHEFLMTARTLPSEMLTGDGLSMADRIKQGMKVEISDVLHPHKLWVATIIENVGGRLLLRYDTPGSSCADFWIFCTSERLHSYGFTSNSNSKWFLEPPSLIVDLHTYEEWKDLLESKPKECQLPEELFNNNASHPKHCFKVGMKVEALIPTDQTKICPATVTKVLDDTHFLVTIDVYSERSDNSDNTITSNNTWLCTAEHPYIFPVGWAEKHGVTFTPPQGWTGDFDWKTYLETSHASAAPENLFGERASAIEAGFECDMRLEAVDPAHEDVICAAHVTKIIDGLLWIKLDNHESSRPDHVVSMHSLQIFPVGWCESNHYPLKPPHDYIEICKRLETSAKEEKKNNILDIPISEPRSSLWCPKIYFNYRCFTGPMISKGKLATLPKAVGPGPVILVMREVLSMIVSVGYRSARILKVLQCDSKPDPGYHLEVLKAKHKNNTYRASVAIVTSGDMVADFCRNICKKLMVCPNLFGPLHVPENECPDECYKTSKTKFTASVGTGKRGKPKGYTSIMVQKPKPWGRRRKKRRGRWANKHKEAHDEYDQEDEMPFMSLDLAKHVIADGHVEEAFDGRQPLSEIDIMIQKGLEKSDKSDDLKTEIPSSNISEDSGSSFNDRKVKDRGACSPSALNLKQHSTRFNQGSDIGRGIKRERDWDTSIESDCSEADAEYIRMQKTQRRPKTRKLDSNPLYWSVDDVFRYLRKTSDCKDLAYRVKQEEIDGLAFLLLNLPSLTQHMKLRPSLAMKLCRHVEQVKVTFFLRHIHEVEPEQY; encoded by the exons ATGGACGTACATGAGAGTCGAGATAAGCCAGTGCAGGATAAGCCAGTGCAGGATGGAg atTTTTTGTCACTCACAGATATTTCAGCAAGAAGCAGATATGGCGTTTTGTACGTTAAGAAATTgg aATATGGATTTGTTTGGCAAGATTATCTGGATGCGACAAAGTGCGTGGAAGTTCCACAGATTATGTTCCCTCATGTGGAGCTGACGTTACAGAATAGTATTGAAATAGGCATGTCGCTAGAGGTACCAGTGCAAAAAAATAACGACGAGGAGGAATCTTCGTATTGGGTAGCTTCTATCGTCATGGCTTGTGGACCTTTGTTGCGACTGCGTTACTTCGGTGGTGACGACAGATCCCTGGAATTTTGGTTCAACCTTACGAAAGAAGCTGGCCACGAACTTGGCTGGAGTGTCAGAAACAATAAGAGATTGGAACCGCCTGATGTTATACGCGAAAGATCACCAGATTGCATAGACAAGTTACACGAGTTTCTAATGACGGCACGTACGCTTCCATCGGAGATGTTGACAGGA GATGGTCTAAGTATGGCTGACAGGATTAAGCAGGGTATGAAGGTCGAGATAAGCGATGTGTTGCATCCACACAAGCTGTGGGTAGCTACG ATTATCGAAAACGTTGGAGGACGCCTCTTATTGAGGTACGACACACCGGGCTCTTCTTGTGCGGACTTTTGGATATTTTGTACGTCGGAGCGTCTACACTCATACGGATTTACATCCAACTCGAATTCCAAATGGTTCTTGGAACCACCTAGTCTGATCGTTGATCTGCACACTTATGAGGAATGGAAGGATCTGCTGGAATCTAAACCGAAGGAGTGCCAACTACCGGAGGAGTTGTTCAATAACAATGCGAGTCATCCGAAGCATTGTTTCAAAGTTGGGATGAAGGTGGAGGCTTTGATTCCAACGGACCAGACGAAAATCTGTCCCGCTACCGTGACAAAAGTGCTCGACGATACACATTTTCTCGTGACCATCGATGTATATAGCGAACGCTCCGACAATTCGGACAATACGATTACGTCCAACAATACATGGTTGTGTACCGCAGAACATCCGTACATATTTCCGGTTGGATGGGCAGAAAAACATGGTGTCAC GTTTACTCCTCCGCAAGGTTGGACTGGAGACTTCGATTGGAAAACCTACCTGGAAACGTCCCATGCGAGCGCAGCACCTGAAAACTTATTCGGCGAACGTGCGAGCGCGATCGAGGCGGGCTTCGAATGCGACATGCGATTAGAAGCCGTCGATCCGGCGCACGAGGATGTAATATGCGCCGCCCACGTTACCAAAATCATCGACGGTCTGTTATGGATAAAGTTAGACAATCATGAATCTTCTCGGCCGGATCACGTAGTCAGTATGCATTCTTTGCAAATCTTCCCCGTTGGATGGTGCGAGTCTAATCATTATCCGCTGAAGCCTCCGCACGATTACATCGAAATCTGTAAGAGACTGGAAACATCGGCgaaggaggaaaagaagaacaaTATTTTGGATATACCGATATCGGAACCGCGGTCTTCGCTCTGGTGTCCCAAGATATACTTTAATTACCGATGCTTTACAGGCCCGATGATCTCGAAGGGCAAATTAGCGACTCTCCCAAAGGCAGTTGGGCCCGGACCAGTTATACTGGTCATGCGAGAGGTCCTGTCGATGATCGTGTCCGTTGGCTACAGAAGCGCTAGGATCTTGAAGGTTCTACAGTGCGATTCTAAACCAGATCCCGGGTATCACCTCGAGGTTTTGAAGGCGAAGCACAAGAACAACACGTATCGCGCGAGCGTAGCTATCGTCACGTCGGGAGACATGGTAGCAGACTTTTGTAggaatatttgtaaaaagttAATGGTATGCCCTAATTTATTCGGTCCACTGCACGTCCCGGAAAACGAATGTCCAGATGAGTGCTACAAAACatcgaaaacaaaattta CAGCATCGGTTGGAACTGGGAAGAGAGGCAAGCCAAAGGGATACACGAGCATCATGGTGCAGAAGCCGAAACCGTGGGGCAGGAGGCGCAAGAAGAGGCGTGGCAGATGGGCGAACAAGCACAAAGAGGCTCACGATGAGTACGATCAGGAGGATGAAATGCCGTTCATGTCGTTAGACTTGGCGAAACACGTGATTGCGGACGGTCACGTCGAGGAGGCCTTCGACGGGAGGCAGCCGCTGTCGGAGATCGATATCATGATACAAAAAGGTTTAGAAAAGTCCGACAAGTCGGACGATCTGAAAACTGAGATACCCTCCAGCAATATTTCAGAGGACTCGGGCAGCTCGTTCAATGACAGGAAAGTGAAGGACAGGGGGGCGTGCAGCCCGTCGGCGTTGAATCTCAAGCAGCACTCGACGAGATTCAATCAAGGCTCCGATATTGGCAGGGGGATCAAGAGGGAGCGAGACTGGGACACGAGTATCGAATCCGATTGCTCCGAGGCGGATGCCGAGTACATAAGGATGCAGAAGACGCAGCGGCGGCCGAAGACGCGAAAGCTCGACTCGAATCCGCTGTACTGGAGCGTGGACGACGTGTTCCGGTACCTCAGGAAAACGAGCGACTGCAAGGATCTCGCGTACCGGGTCAAGCAAGAG GAAATCGACGGTCTCGCATTTTTGCTGCTAAATCTTCCTTCGCTTACTCAACATATGAAGTTAAGGCCGAGTCTAGCCATGAAGCTGTGTCGACACGTCGAACAAGTGAAAGTCACCTTTTTCCTGCGACATATTCACGAAGTAGAGCCTGAACAGTACTAA
- the LOC105282299 gene encoding scm-like with four MBT domains protein 2 isoform X4: MDVHESRDKPVQDKPVQDGEYGFVWQDYLDATKCVEVPQIMFPHVELTLQNSIEIGMSLEVPVQKNNDEEESSYWVASIVMACGPLLRLRYFGGDDRSLEFWFNLTKEAGHELGWSVRNNKRLEPPDVIRERSPDCIDKLHEFLMTARTLPSEMLTGDGLSMADRIKQGMKVEISDVLHPHKLWVATIIENVGGRLLLRYDTPGSSCADFWIFCTSERLHSYGFTSNSNSKWFLEPPSLIVDLHTYEEWKDLLESKPKECQLPEELFNNNASHPKHCFKVGMKVEALIPTDQTKICPATVTKVLDDTHFLVTIDVYSERSDNSDNTITSNNTWLCTAEHPYIFPVGWAEKHGVTFTPPQGWTGDFDWKTYLETSHASAAPENLFGERASAIEAGFECDMRLEAVDPAHEDVICAAHVTKIIDGLLWIKLDNHESSRPDHVVSMHSLQIFPVGWCESNHYPLKPPHDYIEICKRLETSAKEEKKNNILDIPISEPRSSLWCPKIYFNYRCFTGPMISKGKLATLPKAVGPGPVILVMREVLSMIVSVGYRSARILKVLQCDSKPDPGYHLEVLKAKHKNNTYRASVAIVTSGDMVADFCRNICKKLMVCPNLFGPLHVPENECPDECYKTSKTKFTASVGTGKRGKPKGYTSIMVQKPKPWGRRRKKRRGRWANKHKEAHDEYDQEDEMPFMSLDLAKHVIADGHVEEAFDGRQPLSEIDIMIQKGLEKSDKSDDLKTEIPSSNISEDSGSSFNDRKVKDRGACSPSALNLKQHSTRFNQGSDIGRGIKRERDWDTSIESDCSEADAEYIRMQKTQRRPKTRKLDSNPLYWSVDDVFRYLRKTSDCKDLAYRVKQEVQHGCEIDGLAFLLLNLPSLTQHMKLRPSLAMKLCRHVEQVKVTFFLRHIHEVEPEQY, from the exons ATGGACGTACATGAGAGTCGAGATAAGCCAGTGCAGGATAAGCCAGTGCAGGATGGAg aATATGGATTTGTTTGGCAAGATTATCTGGATGCGACAAAGTGCGTGGAAGTTCCACAGATTATGTTCCCTCATGTGGAGCTGACGTTACAGAATAGTATTGAAATAGGCATGTCGCTAGAGGTACCAGTGCAAAAAAATAACGACGAGGAGGAATCTTCGTATTGGGTAGCTTCTATCGTCATGGCTTGTGGACCTTTGTTGCGACTGCGTTACTTCGGTGGTGACGACAGATCCCTGGAATTTTGGTTCAACCTTACGAAAGAAGCTGGCCACGAACTTGGCTGGAGTGTCAGAAACAATAAGAGATTGGAACCGCCTGATGTTATACGCGAAAGATCACCAGATTGCATAGACAAGTTACACGAGTTTCTAATGACGGCACGTACGCTTCCATCGGAGATGTTGACAGGA GATGGTCTAAGTATGGCTGACAGGATTAAGCAGGGTATGAAGGTCGAGATAAGCGATGTGTTGCATCCACACAAGCTGTGGGTAGCTACG ATTATCGAAAACGTTGGAGGACGCCTCTTATTGAGGTACGACACACCGGGCTCTTCTTGTGCGGACTTTTGGATATTTTGTACGTCGGAGCGTCTACACTCATACGGATTTACATCCAACTCGAATTCCAAATGGTTCTTGGAACCACCTAGTCTGATCGTTGATCTGCACACTTATGAGGAATGGAAGGATCTGCTGGAATCTAAACCGAAGGAGTGCCAACTACCGGAGGAGTTGTTCAATAACAATGCGAGTCATCCGAAGCATTGTTTCAAAGTTGGGATGAAGGTGGAGGCTTTGATTCCAACGGACCAGACGAAAATCTGTCCCGCTACCGTGACAAAAGTGCTCGACGATACACATTTTCTCGTGACCATCGATGTATATAGCGAACGCTCCGACAATTCGGACAATACGATTACGTCCAACAATACATGGTTGTGTACCGCAGAACATCCGTACATATTTCCGGTTGGATGGGCAGAAAAACATGGTGTCAC GTTTACTCCTCCGCAAGGTTGGACTGGAGACTTCGATTGGAAAACCTACCTGGAAACGTCCCATGCGAGCGCAGCACCTGAAAACTTATTCGGCGAACGTGCGAGCGCGATCGAGGCGGGCTTCGAATGCGACATGCGATTAGAAGCCGTCGATCCGGCGCACGAGGATGTAATATGCGCCGCCCACGTTACCAAAATCATCGACGGTCTGTTATGGATAAAGTTAGACAATCATGAATCTTCTCGGCCGGATCACGTAGTCAGTATGCATTCTTTGCAAATCTTCCCCGTTGGATGGTGCGAGTCTAATCATTATCCGCTGAAGCCTCCGCACGATTACATCGAAATCTGTAAGAGACTGGAAACATCGGCgaaggaggaaaagaagaacaaTATTTTGGATATACCGATATCGGAACCGCGGTCTTCGCTCTGGTGTCCCAAGATATACTTTAATTACCGATGCTTTACAGGCCCGATGATCTCGAAGGGCAAATTAGCGACTCTCCCAAAGGCAGTTGGGCCCGGACCAGTTATACTGGTCATGCGAGAGGTCCTGTCGATGATCGTGTCCGTTGGCTACAGAAGCGCTAGGATCTTGAAGGTTCTACAGTGCGATTCTAAACCAGATCCCGGGTATCACCTCGAGGTTTTGAAGGCGAAGCACAAGAACAACACGTATCGCGCGAGCGTAGCTATCGTCACGTCGGGAGACATGGTAGCAGACTTTTGTAggaatatttgtaaaaagttAATGGTATGCCCTAATTTATTCGGTCCACTGCACGTCCCGGAAAACGAATGTCCAGATGAGTGCTACAAAACatcgaaaacaaaattta CAGCATCGGTTGGAACTGGGAAGAGAGGCAAGCCAAAGGGATACACGAGCATCATGGTGCAGAAGCCGAAACCGTGGGGCAGGAGGCGCAAGAAGAGGCGTGGCAGATGGGCGAACAAGCACAAAGAGGCTCACGATGAGTACGATCAGGAGGATGAAATGCCGTTCATGTCGTTAGACTTGGCGAAACACGTGATTGCGGACGGTCACGTCGAGGAGGCCTTCGACGGGAGGCAGCCGCTGTCGGAGATCGATATCATGATACAAAAAGGTTTAGAAAAGTCCGACAAGTCGGACGATCTGAAAACTGAGATACCCTCCAGCAATATTTCAGAGGACTCGGGCAGCTCGTTCAATGACAGGAAAGTGAAGGACAGGGGGGCGTGCAGCCCGTCGGCGTTGAATCTCAAGCAGCACTCGACGAGATTCAATCAAGGCTCCGATATTGGCAGGGGGATCAAGAGGGAGCGAGACTGGGACACGAGTATCGAATCCGATTGCTCCGAGGCGGATGCCGAGTACATAAGGATGCAGAAGACGCAGCGGCGGCCGAAGACGCGAAAGCTCGACTCGAATCCGCTGTACTGGAGCGTGGACGACGTGTTCCGGTACCTCAGGAAAACGAGCGACTGCAAGGATCTCGCGTACCGGGTCAAGCAAGAGGTGCAACACGGATGt GAAATCGACGGTCTCGCATTTTTGCTGCTAAATCTTCCTTCGCTTACTCAACATATGAAGTTAAGGCCGAGTCTAGCCATGAAGCTGTGTCGACACGTCGAACAAGTGAAAGTCACCTTTTTCCTGCGACATATTCACGAAGTAGAGCCTGAACAGTACTAA